Proteins encoded in a region of the Stieleria neptunia genome:
- a CDS encoding efflux RND transporter permease subunit, whose amino-acid sequence MQFLIQYAIRWRLVLMALGIVTLAGAYPVSTRLTTEQSVSSLFGDEDVTLQQYENLKRWFGEDDVLVLMYRDEALPTPGGIERSRQLTEKVRALKGVTATLSPWVLNEAAEGMNQTKLLPFGLGEAAPADKTPALMRPDDPVGKGLSDIFSGYTHSADYSHAAVVVMIDDRQTASTVAGLRDITAWWSGQHMVRDVSLVGEPVLVDEAFALVRRDGARLALVTVALLSLVLTLALWDLRLVLLLALVIGWSVVITKATMFLAGISLSLIASILTAIVTVVAVTAVLHLGVRYHSRRGRGFSQIESTEEVMQRMAAPIFWTCATDAAGFAALWFSEILPVRQFGLMVALAAMNVFVAILLFTPTCLMLPELRWIRRIVPTRHLLTRTLRRLCFRVAAWFAGHRKWTVSGAAVVMAVAVVAVTRGETETSFLRNFRVDSTIVQDYGNVENNLGGAGVWDLVLDVPATLSNPFLLQVQTLQRDLLGELGGDAGLSKAISIADATEVLGRSSAGKWMPASVRIAAMRTRLPTFIGALISDPIGEPPQRRKLRIMLRSAEGLPADTKRTLIADVQRIAAEHLQRWEAESERTTTDQALSDQTPSDQTLADPSLSERVTVTGYYVIMTRLVDQLVSDQWRCFLVSALLIWLLMGIATRSLRLATAALVPNLLPAFLVLATVSLGGGRINMGAAMIAAVSVGLSIDGSVHLLTVYRRRRSIGRNPGQACVSAAGNIGAPVMLATFALVAGFSVLSTSEFIPTATFGTLVAWTLVIGTLINLSVLPALVRSLDR is encoded by the coding sequence ATGCAGTTCTTGATTCAATACGCGATTCGTTGGCGATTGGTCCTGATGGCCCTCGGCATCGTGACCCTGGCCGGCGCGTATCCCGTCTCCACCCGATTGACGACCGAACAGAGCGTGTCGTCGTTGTTTGGTGATGAAGACGTCACGTTGCAGCAGTACGAAAACCTGAAGCGTTGGTTCGGCGAAGACGATGTGTTGGTGCTGATGTACCGCGACGAAGCGCTGCCGACGCCAGGCGGCATCGAGCGAAGCCGCCAATTGACCGAAAAGGTCAGGGCGCTAAAGGGAGTCACCGCGACCCTCTCGCCTTGGGTGCTCAACGAAGCGGCCGAGGGCATGAATCAAACCAAGTTGCTCCCCTTCGGACTCGGAGAGGCAGCGCCGGCCGACAAGACTCCGGCACTGATGCGTCCCGATGACCCGGTCGGCAAGGGACTGAGCGACATCTTTTCCGGCTACACGCATTCGGCGGACTATTCGCACGCGGCCGTCGTGGTGATGATCGACGACCGGCAAACCGCGTCGACCGTCGCGGGGCTGCGCGACATCACGGCCTGGTGGTCCGGACAACACATGGTCCGCGACGTTTCCCTGGTCGGCGAACCCGTGCTTGTCGACGAAGCGTTCGCGCTGGTGCGGCGCGACGGTGCGCGATTGGCGCTTGTGACCGTCGCGTTGTTATCGCTGGTGTTGACCCTGGCGCTGTGGGACCTGCGATTGGTGCTGCTGTTGGCGCTCGTGATCGGGTGGTCGGTCGTGATCACCAAAGCGACGATGTTTTTGGCCGGCATCTCGTTGTCGTTGATCGCATCCATTTTGACGGCCATCGTCACGGTGGTGGCGGTCACCGCGGTGCTGCACTTGGGCGTTCGCTATCACAGTCGTCGCGGACGCGGGTTTTCCCAGATCGAATCGACCGAAGAAGTCATGCAACGGATGGCCGCGCCGATCTTTTGGACGTGCGCGACCGATGCGGCGGGATTCGCCGCGCTCTGGTTTTCGGAAATCCTGCCCGTGCGTCAGTTCGGATTGATGGTTGCACTGGCGGCGATGAACGTGTTTGTTGCGATCTTGCTGTTCACGCCAACTTGTTTGATGCTTCCCGAACTTCGTTGGATTCGGCGCATCGTGCCGACACGACATCTGCTGACGCGCACCTTGCGTCGACTTTGCTTTCGCGTCGCCGCCTGGTTTGCGGGGCATCGCAAATGGACCGTTTCCGGTGCGGCCGTCGTGATGGCCGTTGCCGTGGTTGCCGTCACGCGGGGAGAAACCGAAACCAGTTTTCTACGCAACTTTCGCGTCGACAGCACCATCGTCCAGGATTACGGCAACGTCGAAAACAACTTGGGGGGAGCCGGCGTCTGGGACCTGGTGCTCGACGTGCCGGCGACCCTGTCCAATCCCTTTCTGTTGCAGGTGCAAACGCTTCAACGCGACCTGCTCGGCGAACTCGGCGGCGATGCGGGGCTGAGCAAGGCGATCAGTATCGCCGATGCCACCGAAGTCCTGGGGCGTTCGTCCGCCGGAAAATGGATGCCGGCATCGGTACGGATCGCCGCCATGCGGACTCGTTTGCCAACCTTCATCGGGGCGTTGATCTCAGATCCGATCGGCGAACCGCCGCAACGCCGCAAGCTGAGGATCATGTTGCGCAGCGCCGAGGGGTTGCCGGCAGACACCAAACGCACGCTGATCGCCGACGTGCAACGCATCGCGGCGGAACATTTGCAACGCTGGGAAGCGGAGTCCGAGCGCACCACAACCGATCAAGCGCTGTCCGATCAAACGCCGTCCGATCAAACGCTGGCTGATCCATCCTTGTCCGAGCGCGTGACCGTGACGGGGTACTACGTGATCATGACTCGCTTGGTCGACCAGCTGGTGTCGGACCAATGGCGCTGCTTTCTCGTTTCGGCGCTGTTGATATGGCTGCTGATGGGCATCGCCACCCGCAGTCTGCGTCTGGCGACGGCGGCGTTGGTGCCCAACCTGCTTCCCGCCTTTTTGGTTCTGGCAACCGTTTCGCTCGGCGGCGGCCGGATCAACATGGGCGCCGCGATGATCGCCGCGGTCTCGGTGGGGCTGTCCATCGACGGTTCGGTGCATCTCTTGACGGTTTATCGACGTCGACGATCGATCGGCCGCAACCCCGGCCAGGCCTGTGTTTCCGCGGCCGGCAACATCGGTGCCCCCGTGATGTTGGCCACCTTTGCGCTGGTCGCGGGATTCAGCGTGCTTTCGACCAGCGAATTCATTCCCACGGCGACCTTCGGGACGCTGGTCGCATGGACGTTGGTGATCGGAACGCTGATCAACTTAAGCGTCCTGCCGGCGCTGGTTCGCAGTTTGGATCGCTAA
- a CDS encoding ABC transporter permease — translation MIWLRTLRLGVKSLALHPLRSGLTMLGILIGVWAVILLTAVSQGASDQVQKQIESLGANTIIVRSQKPPEEKLAAGGFASQYGLLRRDLDTILASVPTIKTAVPIREIRRQFAFRDRTIDGRLVGCTPGYADVNTLAIRNRGGRFLSDADGIRADTVCVVSAGVAERLFPYEDPLGKRVYIPESKDYYRVVGVLEPRNPSAAIGGSLDSQDFSSDVYVPIQTIRSRVGDRIVTRRSGQFQIEIMELNQITLQVGSVDEVRSSAAMIERLLDRNHAKMGDVAVVFPLELLEQARNLRLMFLGIGILIACISLIVGGIGIMNIMLASVTERTREIGIRRALGAKRVDIVRQFLVETLVLSFCGAALGILLGFLGPAMYEGMIYIVREGFPDKFAALPDAIREAKPTIVYETIPLAVLIAVLVGLVSGLYPAIRAARMNPIEALRHE, via the coding sequence ATGATTTGGCTCCGCACACTTCGACTGGGGGTCAAAAGCCTCGCCCTCCACCCGCTCCGCAGCGGGTTGACGATGCTCGGCATCTTGATCGGTGTCTGGGCCGTCATCCTGTTGACCGCGGTCAGCCAGGGTGCCAGCGATCAAGTTCAAAAGCAGATTGAATCGCTCGGTGCGAACACGATCATCGTTCGCAGCCAAAAACCGCCGGAAGAAAAGTTGGCCGCCGGCGGGTTCGCCAGTCAGTACGGCCTGTTGCGACGCGATTTGGACACCATTCTCGCCAGCGTCCCGACGATCAAAACCGCCGTCCCGATTCGAGAGATTCGGCGTCAATTCGCGTTTCGTGATCGCACCATCGATGGGCGGTTGGTCGGTTGCACGCCCGGCTACGCCGACGTCAACACGCTGGCCATTCGCAACCGTGGCGGCCGATTTTTGAGTGATGCCGATGGCATTCGCGCCGATACCGTGTGCGTCGTTTCCGCCGGCGTCGCCGAACGCTTGTTCCCCTACGAAGACCCGTTGGGCAAACGCGTTTACATCCCCGAAAGCAAGGATTACTACCGCGTCGTCGGCGTCCTGGAGCCCCGCAATCCCTCCGCGGCCATCGGCGGATCGCTCGATTCACAGGATTTCTCGTCCGACGTCTACGTGCCGATCCAAACGATTCGCAGCCGCGTCGGCGACCGCATCGTGACCCGCCGCAGCGGACAGTTCCAAATCGAAATCATGGAACTCAATCAGATCACCCTGCAGGTCGGCAGCGTCGACGAGGTGCGTTCGAGTGCGGCGATGATCGAACGATTGCTCGACCGAAACCATGCCAAGATGGGCGATGTTGCCGTCGTCTTCCCCCTGGAATTGCTCGAACAGGCACGGAACCTGCGATTGATGTTTCTGGGCATCGGGATCTTGATCGCCTGTATCTCGCTGATCGTCGGCGGGATCGGGATCATGAACATCATGCTGGCCAGCGTCACCGAACGGACACGGGAAATCGGAATCCGTCGAGCCTTGGGCGCCAAACGCGTCGACATCGTGCGTCAGTTTCTGGTCGAGACGTTGGTGCTTAGTTTCTGTGGCGCCGCGCTCGGCATCCTGCTCGGGTTTCTCGGCCCGGCGATGTATGAAGGCATGATCTATATCGTCCGCGAAGGATTCCCGGACAAATTCGCCGCCCTGCCCGATGCGATTCGCGAAGCCAAGCCGACGATCGTTTATGAAACGATCCCGTTGGCGGTCCTGATCGCCGTCTTGGTCGGATTGGTCAGCGGATTGTACCCCGCCATCCGAGCGGCTCGGATGAACCCGATCGAAGCCCTGCGGCACGAGTAA
- a CDS encoding AAA domain-containing protein, which produces MTIITKQPLDRLSVDDYFDVLSSWLDLEAEAERARMALRRQMRNTRDAERTGETILGLQLQDHQTGLAGRFLFDFAKAGGKPLPLNRLKVGSPVVISDADDPGDQGIAGVVSRRSQSVIQVASEKWPDARYFRLDLSPDETTRRRQLAAMASARCASGRAKQMRDLLLGQRPIRYGDPDPIEFRSDLNPPQRDAVLFALAAPDVAILHGPPGTGKTTTLAEVIYQAVMRGDRVLACAPSNTAVDNLLERLVAMMPNVLRVGHPARVFESLRGHTLDELVDADPSSAVIRDMRRELSELMRSAARSHRGRDGKKRRSLLYSTAGDLRGQIRSLERSVVRGVIEGSDVICTTTTIDEDLLGDARFDLVVIDEACQCTESSVWQAVLRADMVVMAGDHCQLPPTVLSDQAAAEGMRDSMMHRLIEREGQAIYRRLTVQYRMNEPIMEFSSQEFYDDSLIADRSVAEHRLCDLAGVQPSPMTEQPLMLVDTAGANLNEELERDGESKLNPGEGKLVTRFATELIEAGVQPDQIAIIAPYAAQVRWLRNRPELRDVEIDTVDGFQGREKEVVLITLTRSNDRGEIGFLADTRRTNVALTRARRKLIVIGDSATLGGNEFYRRMLEYFEAQGAYRSVFEFGSD; this is translated from the coding sequence ATGACGATCATCACGAAACAACCACTCGACCGATTGAGCGTCGATGACTACTTCGACGTGCTTTCGTCCTGGTTGGATTTGGAAGCGGAAGCCGAACGCGCCCGGATGGCGCTGCGACGGCAGATGCGAAACACCCGCGACGCCGAACGGACCGGTGAGACGATTCTGGGGTTGCAACTTCAAGACCACCAGACGGGGCTGGCCGGACGGTTTCTGTTCGATTTTGCCAAAGCCGGCGGGAAACCGTTGCCGCTGAATCGATTGAAAGTCGGTTCGCCGGTCGTGATTTCCGATGCCGACGATCCGGGCGACCAGGGGATCGCGGGCGTCGTCAGTCGGCGCAGCCAATCGGTGATCCAGGTGGCTTCGGAAAAGTGGCCCGACGCCAGGTACTTTCGCCTGGATCTTTCACCCGATGAAACCACGCGTCGCCGACAGCTTGCGGCGATGGCGTCGGCCCGCTGCGCCAGCGGACGGGCCAAGCAGATGCGTGACCTGTTGCTGGGCCAGCGTCCGATCCGTTACGGCGATCCGGACCCGATCGAATTCCGCAGCGATTTGAACCCGCCACAGCGGGACGCAGTCCTGTTTGCGTTGGCCGCACCCGACGTGGCAATTTTGCATGGACCGCCCGGCACCGGCAAAACGACGACGCTGGCCGAAGTCATCTATCAAGCGGTGATGCGTGGCGACCGCGTGTTGGCCTGTGCCCCCAGCAACACCGCGGTGGACAATTTGCTGGAACGGTTGGTCGCGATGATGCCCAACGTGCTGCGGGTCGGCCACCCGGCACGCGTCTTCGAATCGCTGCGCGGCCACACGCTGGACGAACTCGTCGACGCCGACCCGTCGTCGGCGGTGATCCGCGATATGCGCCGCGAGTTATCCGAACTGATGCGATCGGCGGCGCGGTCGCATCGCGGGCGGGACGGAAAAAAGCGACGCAGTTTGCTGTACTCCACCGCCGGTGATCTCCGCGGCCAAATCCGATCGCTGGAACGAAGCGTCGTCCGAGGCGTCATCGAAGGGTCCGACGTGATCTGCACCACGACGACGATCGACGAAGACCTGTTGGGGGACGCACGGTTCGATTTGGTCGTCATCGACGAAGCCTGCCAGTGCACCGAATCGAGTGTCTGGCAGGCGGTCTTGCGCGCCGACATGGTCGTCATGGCCGGCGATCACTGCCAGCTTCCGCCGACGGTGCTGTCCGACCAGGCGGCGGCCGAAGGGATGCGCGATTCGATGATGCATCGGTTAATCGAACGCGAAGGCCAAGCGATCTATCGGCGACTGACGGTGCAGTACCGCATGAACGAACCGATCATGGAGTTCTCTTCACAAGAGTTCTATGACGATTCGCTGATCGCCGATCGCAGCGTTGCCGAGCATCGTTTGTGCGATCTTGCGGGCGTCCAGCCGTCGCCGATGACCGAACAGCCGTTGATGTTGGTCGACACGGCCGGAGCCAACCTGAACGAAGAACTGGAACGCGACGGCGAAAGCAAACTCAATCCGGGCGAAGGCAAGCTGGTCACCCGGTTCGCGACCGAATTGATCGAGGCCGGAGTCCAGCCGGATCAAATCGCCATCATCGCACCCTACGCGGCGCAAGTGCGCTGGCTCCGCAATCGCCCGGAATTGCGTGACGTCGAAATCGACACCGTCGATGGTTTCCAGGGCCGAGAAAAGGAAGTCGTCTTGATCACGCTGACACGCAGCAACGATCGCGGCGAAATCGGCTTCCTGGCCGACACCCGGCGGACCAACGTCGCGCTGACCCGCGCCCGACGAAAGCTGATCGTGATCGGCGATAGCGCCACCCTGGGCGGCAACGAATTCTACCGCCGAATGCTCGAGTACTTCGAAGCACAAGGCGCCTATCGAAGCGTGTTCGAATTCGGCAGTGACTGA
- a CDS encoding AraC family transcriptional regulator gives MTASSSGSPRQLQEQFFEAMGGPQQFQQLFTYLPDVYFFVKDAQSRMMAVSSAILNRLGVSSEAEIIGTTDYEHFPAQLADEFVRDDRAVIETGRPLINRVEIWYTEHRLLDWFVTTKLPVRSTRGEVIGVMGTVRDYNGARAEIQAYSQIDDILNHIHQNLDRKIGVNELAAIAGVSSRQLHRRFVELFGLNVQEFLAKTRIKAASDALINSDLSVGDISVKFGFCDQSAFTQQFKKHIGETPLKFRKRQRVLPRI, from the coding sequence ATGACTGCATCCTCGTCCGGTAGCCCCCGTCAGCTTCAAGAACAGTTTTTTGAGGCGATGGGTGGTCCCCAGCAATTTCAGCAACTGTTCACGTATCTCCCGGACGTCTACTTTTTCGTCAAGGATGCCCAAAGCCGGATGATGGCGGTCAGCTCCGCCATCCTGAATCGGCTGGGGGTGTCCAGCGAAGCCGAAATCATCGGGACCACCGACTATGAACACTTTCCCGCACAGCTTGCCGACGAGTTTGTCCGCGACGATCGGGCGGTGATCGAAACCGGCCGGCCGTTGATCAATCGCGTCGAGATTTGGTACACCGAACATCGTCTGTTGGACTGGTTCGTCACCACCAAGCTGCCGGTCCGCAGCACCCGTGGCGAAGTGATCGGGGTGATGGGGACGGTGCGGGATTACAATGGCGCGCGTGCCGAGATCCAAGCTTACTCGCAAATCGACGACATCCTGAATCACATCCACCAAAATCTGGATCGCAAGATCGGCGTCAACGAACTGGCGGCGATCGCCGGAGTTTCGTCACGCCAGCTGCATCGCCGGTTCGTGGAACTGTTCGGGTTGAACGTGCAAGAGTTTTTGGCCAAGACGCGGATCAAAGCGGCCAGTGACGCGCTGATCAATTCCGATCTGAGCGTCGGAGACATCTCCGTGAAATTCGGTTTCTGCGACCAAAGCGCGTTCACGCAACAGTTCAAAAAACACATCGGTGAAACTCCGCTCAAATTCCGTAAACGTCAGCGCGTCCTGCCACGCATTTGA
- a CDS encoding sulfatase family protein — MTRSGWLIEIRRLVGLVVFLCGWAAVPPSVCQAQTRRPNILIAISDDQSYPHASAYGDAAIRTPSFDRVAKAGVLFQNAFTPAPGCSPMRAAFLTGREIWQIREAGTHASYFPTDLPVFTSQLEQSGYHVGMTGKGWAPGKAVGWPHNPAGKSYGKRKLKAPKGISSNDYAANFDDFLDARGDDQPFCFWFGASEPHRVFGKGLGKANGVDTDAISVPKFLPDEPEIRSDIADYMYEIQWFDSHLGRMLDRLQRDGQLDNTLVIVTSDNGMSFPRAKANLYEYGIHMPLAIAWPARIPAGQDTDDLVSLIDVTRTLFAAAGVVPEQADQMPGINLLPRYSDRADKVAAPREAVFSGRERHSSSRFRTLGYPCRCVRTDTHLYIRNFAPERFPAGTPQKYDRAKFDESGKLVSYELGPADGGYHDIDACPTLDWMIANQDRPDVARLMQGSVGLRPGEELYNIVDDPDCIHNLAADPTFGEIRDRLSNLLDRYLRRTGDVRVTAPDKANVWETYPRVSGLRWFPEPEWARQHPEWVPEQPWLEERRPK; from the coding sequence ATGACACGTTCCGGTTGGTTGATTGAAATACGAAGGCTCGTCGGTCTGGTTGTTTTCCTTTGCGGATGGGCGGCGGTGCCCCCGTCGGTCTGCCAGGCCCAGACCCGGCGTCCCAATATCTTGATCGCGATCTCCGATGACCAGTCCTATCCCCACGCATCGGCCTACGGCGACGCCGCGATTCGGACGCCGAGTTTCGATCGCGTGGCCAAAGCCGGCGTGTTGTTTCAAAACGCGTTCACACCGGCGCCAGGTTGCAGCCCGATGCGGGCCGCTTTTCTGACCGGCCGCGAGATCTGGCAAATCCGTGAAGCCGGGACACACGCCAGTTACTTTCCCACCGACTTGCCGGTCTTCACCAGCCAGCTGGAACAGAGCGGCTACCACGTCGGGATGACGGGCAAGGGATGGGCGCCGGGCAAGGCCGTCGGTTGGCCCCACAACCCTGCGGGCAAATCGTATGGTAAGCGAAAACTGAAGGCGCCCAAGGGCATCTCCTCGAACGACTACGCCGCAAATTTCGACGACTTCCTCGATGCCCGCGGCGACGACCAACCGTTTTGTTTTTGGTTCGGCGCTTCCGAACCCCACCGCGTGTTCGGCAAGGGGTTGGGTAAAGCAAACGGCGTCGACACCGACGCGATCTCGGTGCCCAAGTTTCTGCCCGACGAACCGGAAATCCGCAGCGACATCGCCGATTACATGTACGAGATCCAATGGTTCGATTCGCACTTGGGACGCATGCTCGATCGGCTGCAGCGAGACGGCCAGCTGGACAACACGCTGGTGATCGTCACCAGCGACAACGGCATGTCGTTCCCCCGCGCCAAAGCGAATTTGTACGAGTACGGGATTCACATGCCGCTGGCGATCGCCTGGCCGGCGAGAATTCCCGCCGGCCAAGACACCGATGACCTGGTCAGTTTGATCGATGTGACGCGCACCCTTTTTGCCGCTGCGGGCGTCGTGCCCGAGCAAGCCGATCAGATGCCGGGAATCAACCTGTTGCCCCGATACAGTGACCGAGCGGACAAAGTCGCGGCGCCCCGAGAGGCAGTTTTCAGTGGTCGCGAACGTCACTCGTCGTCGCGGTTTCGCACGCTGGGGTATCCCTGTCGCTGCGTCCGGACCGACACGCATCTCTATATCCGCAACTTCGCGCCCGAACGGTTTCCCGCCGGGACGCCACAGAAATACGACCGCGCCAAATTCGACGAATCGGGCAAGCTGGTCAGCTACGAATTGGGGCCGGCCGACGGCGGCTATCACGATATCGATGCCTGCCCGACGCTGGACTGGATGATCGCCAACCAAGATCGACCGGACGTCGCTCGGCTGATGCAAGGGTCGGTCGGCTTGCGCCCCGGCGAAGAACTGTACAACATCGTCGACGACCCCGATTGTATCCACAATCTGGCCGCCGATCCGACGTTCGGCGAGATTCGAGACCGTCTGTCCAACCTGCTCGATCGCTACCTGCGTCGTACCGGAGACGTCCGCGTCACTGCGCCCGACAAGGCGAACGTGTGGGAGACCTATCCGCGGGTCAGCGGCTTGCGCTGGTTCCCGGAACCGGAGTGGGCGCGGCAGCATCCCGAGTGGGTCCCCGAGCAACCGTGGCTGGAAGAGCGCCGGCCGAAGTGA
- a CDS encoding ABC transporter ATP-binding protein, producing MSMTDAYRSSEADPSGGATTPKRLATSIRDLQKHYVLKSETVKALRGVSFDVPEGDYVAIMGPSGSGKSTLLNLLGCLDKPTKGSLMLGDDDIATMSDDELAEIRSERIGFVFQSYNLIQQLSVVENIQVPLYYQGNIGAKERARSIELAERVGLGDRLDHRPTQLSGGQQQRVAIARSLVNDPYFVLADEPTGNLDSVTTEEILTIFDQLNEEGRTIILVTHEDFVAARAKRVVRLKDGKLHKDEINDEDSRKAARDFQRKHVEQLLKEVDR from the coding sequence ATGTCGATGACTGATGCCTACCGGTCCTCCGAGGCCGATCCGAGCGGCGGCGCGACCACGCCGAAACGCCTGGCCACCTCGATCCGAGACCTGCAAAAGCACTACGTGCTCAAAAGCGAAACCGTGAAAGCCCTGCGGGGTGTCTCCTTTGACGTCCCCGAAGGCGACTACGTCGCGATCATGGGGCCGTCGGGGAGCGGAAAAAGTACACTGCTCAACCTGCTCGGTTGCCTGGACAAACCGACCAAGGGCTCGTTGATGCTCGGTGACGACGACATCGCCACGATGAGTGATGATGAACTCGCCGAGATCCGTTCCGAGCGGATCGGGTTCGTGTTTCAATCCTACAACCTGATCCAACAGCTGAGTGTCGTCGAGAACATCCAGGTGCCGCTGTATTACCAGGGCAACATCGGCGCCAAGGAACGCGCCCGTTCGATCGAACTGGCCGAACGTGTCGGATTGGGAGACCGCCTGGATCACCGCCCCACGCAATTGTCCGGGGGGCAACAGCAGCGCGTGGCAATCGCCCGCTCACTGGTCAACGACCCGTACTTTGTGCTCGCCGACGAACCGACCGGAAACCTGGACTCCGTCACCACCGAAGAAATCCTGACGATTTTCGATCAGCTCAACGAAGAGGGACGCACGATCATCCTGGTCACCCACGAAGATTTCGTCGCCGCGCGGGCCAAGCGCGTCGTGCGTCTCAAAGACGGAAAACTGCACAAAGACGAAATCAACGACGAAGACTCGCGCAAAGCCGCACGAGATTTCCAACGCAAGCATGTCGAGCAACTGCTGAAAGAGGTCGACCGTTAA
- a CDS encoding 3-keto-disaccharide hydrolase, with the protein MSRILLIASLALVAIPLSAGEYLNGITWQAPPVVQPGPSAADPPSDAIVLFDGTDMSKWKNGENWPVADGVVTVGKGQIVTKDEFGDCQVHIEWSAPNPAKGNGQGRGNSGLFLMGTYEIQILDSYQAETYHDGQAGAIYKQTPPMANAMRAPGQWNTYDIIWTAPRFHDDGSLKSPAYITAIHNGVVIQNHFELLGDTPYNRPPAYKAHPPRGPISIQDHGNPVRFRNIWVRELTPVKGEPTRKPYIRDGQKETPIE; encoded by the coding sequence ATGTCACGAATTCTCTTGATCGCGTCCCTCGCGTTGGTGGCGATTCCGCTCTCCGCAGGCGAATACCTGAACGGCATCACCTGGCAGGCTCCCCCGGTCGTCCAGCCCGGGCCCAGCGCGGCCGACCCGCCGTCCGATGCCATCGTCCTGTTCGACGGGACCGACATGTCGAAGTGGAAAAACGGTGAAAACTGGCCGGTCGCCGATGGGGTGGTGACGGTCGGCAAGGGCCAGATCGTCACCAAAGACGAGTTCGGCGATTGCCAAGTTCACATCGAATGGTCGGCCCCGAATCCTGCCAAGGGAAACGGTCAGGGCCGCGGCAACAGCGGACTGTTTTTGATGGGCACCTATGAAATCCAAATCCTGGATTCCTACCAGGCCGAAACCTATCACGACGGCCAGGCCGGTGCGATCTACAAACAAACACCTCCGATGGCCAACGCAATGCGTGCCCCCGGCCAGTGGAACACCTACGACATCATCTGGACCGCGCCGCGGTTTCATGATGACGGATCGTTGAAGTCGCCGGCTTACATCACCGCGATCCACAACGGCGTGGTCATCCAGAATCATTTTGAGCTGCTCGGCGATACGCCGTACAACCGCCCGCCGGCCTACAAGGCGCACCCGCCCCGAGGTCCGATTTCGATCCAAGACCACGGCAATCCGGTCCGGTTCCGTAACATCTGGGTGCGCGAACTGACGCCGGTCAAGGGCGAACCAACCCGCAAACCGTACATCCGTGACGGGCAGAAAGAAACGCCAATCGAATGA